CCGGTCCCCCACCATGAACCAATTCACTTCTTCAGGTTTTACCACTTTTTTACTTACTTCCTTGATATCGTTCAAAGACAGTTCCCGTACACTTTTATCATACGTTTGATAATAGTCGTTGGGCAGGTTATACCTGACCATATTCCTTACGGAACTGTTTACGGAGCTGTTGGTTTCCCACTGTCCGGGAAGCTTCAATACCTGATTGGTCTTTACTTTATCCAATTCGTCCTGTGTGGGGGGTCTGGAGGTTAAAAAATCCCCGATTTCCTTTCGCAATTCGGTAACGGACTCTGCTGTTTTATCCGTTTGTACCGGAGCGTAAAGAATAAATGGACGTTCTTCCTTGGAACCCAGGACAAAACCACCTGCACCATAAGACCAGTGTTTGTCCTCACGTAAATTCATGTTGATACGGGAGGTGAAATCCCCACCAAGAATGCTCACCATTTGCTCCAAGGCAACCTCTGACAGGCCTCCGTATTTATCCGTTAAATGTCCCGCTATGATAACCGATTGCTGGGATTCCGGACGATTCATTAAATAAAGGGTGTTCCTACTATTGGTCTTTGGTGGGGTAAAGGTTACCTGGGGAACCTCTCCCCTTTTCCATTTCCCCAGTGATTTTTGAAGCTTTGCCTTCAGCATATCCATGGAAACATCCCCTGTAACAATGAGAGTGGAGTTGTTGGGCTTGATCCAAGTATCATAAAATTGAACAATATCATCCCTTGTGAGCTTCCCCACGGTTTCCTCATACCCCGTTCCGGTGTATGGTGAGCTGTACGGATGTCCTTCGCCGTATAGGTACTTGTTCATGACCCTCAGGGCCATAGCCACAGGCTGGGATTTTTCCTGCCTAATATCATTGATCTGCTCGTTCTTTAACCTATCAAATTCCTTAGCTGGGAACTCAGGATTAAGGACTACATCCGCAAATAGATCTAAACTTGCATCCAAGCTCTGTTTTAAAGTGGACATGTAGACATTGGATTGGTCCTGATTGGAAAACGTATTTAGGGATGCACCCAATAATTGTAGTGTTTCATTGATCTGCAAGGAGTTCTTTTCCCTGGTACCTTCATCCATAAGGTTCATGGCCAATTCTGCCGTCCCAGGACTGGATAAATGATCGGTTTTATAGCCCGCATCGGTCACCAAATTGATAATTACCGTGGGCACACCTGTTCTTTGCGCCAAAACAACTTCCAAGCCATTGGATAAAGTCGTACGTTGGAGGTCCGGAAATTTGGAGCTTTTCTGTGGTCCCAATTCCGGTAGTTTGCTCCTATCTACCGTGGATTGTTCCACATCGTATTCCGGAAAGGGCTTGCAGACTAAAATATGCTTGCCTTTGGTCAACCACTTTTTTGCAGTATTTTTCAAATCCGCTACCGTGGCTTCCTCAACATATTTTAGTTGGGTTTTATAATAGGAAGCATCCCCATGATAGGTCTGGTTGGATGCCAAGATATCGGATACCCCGCCAAATCCTCCAATACGCTCCAATCCTTTGATAAAGTTGGCGAAATAATCTGCCTTTACCCTTTTCAACTCTGCTTCCGTAGGACCTTCTTCAATAAACTTGGCAATCTCCTCCCAAAGTTGTTTTTCCAGTTTTTTGGCATCCTCCCCAGGCTTAACATTAAGATAGGCAATGAATCTACTGGCAATTTCACTGGAAGCTTGAAACGATACTGCTGCGCTGGCCGACTGGTCCTCGTATACAAACTTTTTGTACAAACGGGAATTCTTTCCATTGGTCAAAATAGCCGAGATCAAATCAAAATGAAGATCCTCCTGTGAACCGTACTGTGGAGTGTTCCATGTAAATAAGACCCTTGTTTCGGGTACTCTGTCCTCATATACCTGATACGAATCATAAACCTTATTGGGAATATTGACTTCCTGGCGCTCCACGGTCGGTCCTGATGGGATATCACCAAAATACGTAATCACCTTTTGATAAACTTCATCGGGATTTACATCACCCGCAATGGCCAATACGGCATTGGCCGCTCCATAATATGACTTGAACCATTCCTGTACATCTTCCAAAGAAGCCGCATTCAGGTCTTCCATTTCCCCAATGACCGTCCAGGAATAGGGATGGCCTTTAGGATACATTGCCTTGGTCAAATAATCCCATTGCATTCCATAAGGATTGTTCTCCCCTTGACGCTTTTCATTCTGTACCACACCTCGTTGCTCATCCAGTTTTGCCTGGTCGATAGCACCCAGCAGGTGTCCCATTCGGTCAGATTCCAAAAATAGTACCTGGTCCAAAGCAGCTATGGGAACATTTTGGAAGTAATTGGTCCTATCATTATTGGTAGTTCCGTTAAGATCCGTGGCACCAATACGTTCCAGCGCTTGAAAATAATCGGTGTTGTAATTTTCACTACCATTGAACATCAGATGTTCAAATAAATGCGCAAACCCACTCTTTCCCAGTTTTTCGTTTTTGGAACCCACATGATACCATACGTTAATTGCAGCAATTGGCGCTTTATGGTCTTCATGGACCAGTAGGGTAAGGCCATTTTTTAAGGTGTATTTCTTGTAGGGAATTTCAATATCATCTGCTTTAAACTGAAAGTCTTGTGCCCATAATCCATTGACACAAAGAAAGGTCAATACCAATATGCAAAGTAATTTTCTCATTTTGAAGGGTTTTAGATTGTAATTTGATTGATAAACTTTACTAATACAAGATAACAAATTGTTACTTACAGTGCTCGTTTCGGTTAAAAATATAAGAAGCCAATAAAAAGGAATAATGTCTATTTTTAACGAAAAAATAGTTCGTGTTTTTAACGTTTCCGGATTTCAATATTTGGAGTACTCCCCTGCTCTTACTTACAATACAAGGACTTATTTTTGCTTTTCTACTCTTACAACGTTACCTGAAAAATGGAAACATCTCGGACCTGTTCCTATTTTCCATTCTAGTGATTACTTGTTACCATCAAACCTGTTATACTGTTGGTTTTATGGGATGGTACGATACATTTAGGAACACCAAGATCAATTATGCCCTGATCACACTATCGGTAGCTATTGCACCACTGATCTATCTTTATGTGAAATCGGTGACCATGTCCGCATTTCAATTTAGAAAAAAGGATTGGCTCCACTTCATCCCTGCGTTCAGCATCATAGTCTACAGAATCATCATTTATACCTATGACGCGAGTCAGAGTGGGTTTTCCGAAATCCAAAACGGCTACCTGAAAATTCATTTGGACGAAGCTTTTGTACTACCCTTATATGATGTTTTTGGCTACTTCCAGAACTTCCTTTATTTGGCTTTTACGTTTCAGCTTTTCTATTTCTATCGAAAAAAGATCAAGGAATACTTTTCCAATATCTACAAATTGGAACTCAACTGGATCCTCTCCTTTTTAATCTTGTATTCCATTCTTTATTTCTATGGGTTTGTCCAGACATTGGTTGCGGAGTTTGTCATGGAACTCAACTATATGCAGCGATGGTGGATGGTACTTCTTACGGGAGTGGTCATTGTCTACGTGGGCATAAAGGGCTATTTTACGGATACCACCAAACTTAAAAAGCTGAATTTCAGCTTTGCCCCTACCCGTGTAAGTATTCCAGAAGCGCCAAGCCCCAGTTCAAAAGGTGTTACTGAGGAGGCCGTTACCCAGTTGAAAACACTTATGGAAGCCCAAAAGCCATATTTGAACCCAGAACTGAACCTTGCGGACCTATCCGAATTGGCAAATATGAATAGGGCACAACTTTCGGAAACCATCAATAGCGGTTTTGGAAAGAACTTCAACGATTTTATAAATCAATATCGAATTGATGAATTCAAAAAAATGCTGGAAGCGAACAAACAAAACAAACTATCCCTCCTTGGAATGGCCTTTGAATGTGGGTTCAACAGCAAAGCGACCTTTAACAGGGTATTTAAAAAAATAACCCAGCTCTCCCCCACTGACTATCTGAAAACCACGGTTTAGATATATTTTTCAATTGATCTAAGACGTCTCAAATCGTATTTGATACCTATTCAGTATGATTTGAAACGTAGAAATGGCAGACATTTTTGAGTTTTGACCTGTTCAATAAAAACTAAAAATGTCATGAAAAAAGCAATTCAAATTATTTTACACCCCATTACCCAAAAGCATTGGTCAGGGGATCTCATGTTTGCCGTACCACGTTTTATCTGTGGCCTACTTCTTGCTGTGGATTTTGGCGCTTCAAAATTTGGTATGCCCTGGACTGCAGATAGTCAGAACCTTAACTTATTTGAAGTTGCCGCCTGGTTTCCAAAGGATGTCGCTGAATACGGTGGAATATTTGCCGTTTCACCCATATTTTTTGCTTGGATGGGAGCTTTTAGTGAAGCCGTTGGTGGCCTATTTCTTGCCTTTGGGTTAAAAACAAGGGTTTCTGCCTTTCTTATCATGTGTACCATGCTGGTTGCCATATTCCTTCAAAAATGGGGTCAAGGTACCTGGGGAATGTTGCCCGCAATGGGATTTCTCTGGATAGCCATTTTTCATTTCTATTTAGGTTCAGGACGATTTGGATTGGACTACCTATTAAGCAAAAAACTATATAAACTTTAAACTATGAAATCAATGACCAAAAGGGTAATAATGCTAACATCCCTTACCCTGCTTTTCGCCTGTGTACAAGAAGAACATCTTAAAACCATAACCTTTACAGTGGATATGTCCGGCATGGAAAATATAGGAAATGTAGGGATTAGGGGGCAGTTTACAAATCCACCCTGGCAAGTGACCCTTCCCATGACAGATCGGAACGGGGATGGGATTTATGAGCTAACGCTCTCCGAAACGACGGCACAATCCTCGGTAGCATTCAAATTCGTCAACCAGGACAATATATTCGAATTGGACTGTAAGCCCAATCGTACCATTCAATTTGAATATAAACCGGAGACCCTGGAATACCATGCAATCTTTAATGTTGAAGGTGGAGATCAAAAAAGTATAAAACCCTAATAGGGCACAAAAGTTTATCCTTAAGAATCAATAGATCCAATGCTATACCACCATTGGATATGACCGGAAATTTTGGCGGGGGAAGTAATTCATTCAAAAATTTTAGATTTGCATAAATTAATTTCCCCCACAAATGAAAAGTAGTTTTCTAACTAACATTGGTCTTGCCCTTTTACGAATAGCACCTTCATTAATGTTAATGACCCACGGATATCCCAAACTGCAAAAGTTGATTTCCGGTAATTTGGAATTTGCCAATCCCCTGGGTATTGGCGAGGGACCATCACTTTTTTTGACGGTAATTGGTGAGTTCATAGCTCCGATACTATTGATCTTTGGATATAAGACCCGATTTGCCGCCATTCCGGCATTATTGACCATGTTGGTGGCCGGTTTTGTTGTCCATGGTCCCGATCCCTTTGGCAAAAAGGAACTGGCCTTGCTTTATGCTACCTGCTTTGTCACCATAATTTTCTTGGGACCAGGGAAATACAGTGTGGACAGAAAATAGGTCAATAGATAAGGCCCAATAATTCCTTTAACAGGTCGTCCTGCGAAATATTCTGGGCGCCCAATCCCTTTCCCTTTAAATCCAGTTCCCTAAGGCCCGAAATGATCTTGCTTACCCTTTTCATGGGGTAGTTTTTTGCGGCTATTTGATACTCCCCAATAAAATAGGGGTTTATCCCCAGACTTTGGGAAACCGATTTTGAGGAATGGTCGTTCAAGCCATGGTATTGCAACAACTGTGAAAAAAAGGTATGTAGCAATGTCACGGTAACTACAAATGGATTGTCCTTTGGGTTTTGCGAAAAATACCGGACGATATGACTGGTCTTGGAAAGATCTCGTTCCGCAATGGCCTTTTTTAACTCAAAATTGTTGTAATCCTTGCTTATCCCAATGTGTTTTTCAATAAGTTCCGGGGTAATCTCCTGGCCCTTTTCAATGGACAGGTACAACTTTTGTAACTCATTGTCAATTTTGCTTAGATCGGTTCCCAGATATTCCACCAACATGGCCGAGGATTTGGGGGAAATTCCATATCCCTTCCCGGAAAGCACCCTGCGGATCCAGTCGGCAACCTGATTTTCGTACAATTTTTTGCTTTCAAACAAAACTCCCGATTGGACAACGGATTTGTACAACTTCTTCCTCTTGTCCAGTTTTTTATACTTGTAACACACCACCAAGACCGTGGTGGGTTGAAGGTTTTGACAGTAGGAAGCCAACTGCTCTATATTTCGGGACAGGTGTTGCGCCTCCTTTACGATCAAAACCTGGTATTCGGCCATCATGGGGAATCGCTTGGCATGTGATATGATCTCATCCACGGAAGTCTCTTTTCCATAAACCACCATTTGGTTGAATCCACGTTCTTCTTCCGTAAGGACGTTTTGGGCAATAAAATCGGCTATCTTATCAATATAGTAGGGCTCATCCCCCATCAAAAAGTATATGGGTTTAATATCCCCTGCCTTTATGGCCGATACTATCTGTTTTACTTCTTTCATTATGAAAAAAACTTCACTTTTGCCTTATGGAACGTCTTAATTTCCCCAAATTCAACTTTAGGGTTAAAAATACCGAAAATCAACTTCGGATATTTGACATTGTACGTAAAAAGTTTGTGGTCCTTCATCCCGAAGAATGGGTCAGGCAACATGTAGTCCACTATCTTTCAACCATTAAAAAATACCCCTTGGGACATATCAATATCGAAAAACAGTTACTGCTCCATGGGCTAAGAAAGCGATACGATGTGATTGTCTTTAATACCGATGGTTCCATTGAGATCCTAGTGGAATGTAAATCCCCAAAAGTATCCATAACCCAAAATACTTTTGACCAAATGGCAAGGTACAATTTAAGGGCAAATTCCAAATACCTCATGGTCACCAATGGTTTGGAGCACTATTACTGTAGGATGGACATGGAAAATGAAAAATATCGATTTCTAAAGGATATTCCTGATTTTAGCCGTTAATTTGCAGCCGTCTTGAGGGTAGCTATCGCGATACTGAACTGGAACGGGGCCGAACTGTTGAAACGGTTCCTCCCGAGTGTTTTGGAATTTTCCGAAGGTGCCGATATCTATGTTATAGACAATGCCTCCACCGATGATTCGATCAGTGTGCTCAAAGAGAGGTTTCCAGAGGTGCATGTGATCCAAAATGACAAAAACCATGGATTCGCCGGAGGGTATAATCTTGGTCTCAAATCCATAGACGCCGATATTTATTGTCTGTTAAACTCTGATGTTAAGGTAACCAAAAACTGGTTGCCCCCGGTTTTGGAACAATTTAAAAACAACCGGGACCTCGCCATAGCCCAGCCCAAAATCCTGGATTTGAACAACCCGACCTATTTTGAGTATGCCGGGGCAGCGGGAGGCTTTATTGACAAGTTGGGCTATCCCTTTTGCAGGGGACGTATTTTCCAGGCATTGGAAAAAGACCTGGGACAGTACAACGACATCAAGGAGGTTTTCTGGGCAACCGGAGCCTGTATGTTTATTAGAAGTGCTGTTTTTAAGGAGCTCCAAGGTTTTGATGATGATTATTTTGCGCATCAAGAAGAGATCGATCTTTGTTGGCGGGCAAAAAACAATGGACATGCCGTGTATTATGTTGGCCACAGTGAGGTGTTCCATATGGGAGGTTTTACATTAGAGAACTCCAATCCTTATAAAACCTTTCTAAACTTTAGAAATTCCCTGTATACCATCACCAAAAACCTGCCGGCTAAATCCGCTTATCCCATTTTATTTTTCCGTTTGGTGCTGGATGGCATCGCAGCACTTCGTTTTTTGGCCCAATTTAGGGCAAGGCACACATTTGCCATTCTTAAAGCGCACCTGAGTTTTTATCGCAACTTTTCAATGATTTACCGAAAAAGGGAAAAGACTAATTTTTTGATAAAATACTATCCCGTGAAATCTATAGTATGGTCACACTTCGTACATCAGGTTAACAACTATAACATTTTAGTAAAAGATTAACGATAGAGAAATTTTGCCCAATCCGTTTTTATCTAATTTTGGCGGAATAATTAGGAAAAATCGTATCTATTTAACCATTGAAATATTTAGTATTATGAAAAAAGTTTTTCTAGGGATGCTTGGTCTGGCCATTTTATTGAGCTCTTGTGTTTCCCAAAAAAAATATGCGGAACTGGAGGCTAAGCATAAAGAAGCCCAGGATTTGTTGAACTCTGCTACTGTAAAACTCAATGATTGCCTGGAAGAAAGGGCAACGGCAACTTCAAAAATGAAGGCTTTGGAGGACCAAAACGCCTTCTTACGTGCCAACAACCAGGAATTGATCAATAATATGGGGGATTTGACCACCTTAACTGCGAAAGGGGCAGAAAACCTTGAAAAATCATTGGAAAGCCTTCGCGAAAAGGATTTGACCATTAGAAGACTACAGGATGCCGTGACCCGAAGGGATTCCGTTAACCTTTCCTTGGTACAGAGCCTTAAAGGCGTTTTGGGCAATTTGGATGATGAGGACATCGAAGTCAGTGTGGAAAAAGGTGTCGTTTTCGTATCCATTTCAGACAAGCTTTTGTTTAGAAGCGGTAGTTATAATGTTACAAATGCCGCCAAAGAAGTACTGGGCAAAGTAGCCAAGGTGGTAAACAACAAGCCCGATTTTGAATTTATGGTGGAAGGCCATACGGATGATGTGCCTTACCGAAGCGGCGTATTGTTGGACAACTGGGATTTGAGTGCCAAAAGGGCGACTTCAATCGTAAGGATACTTCAAAACGATTATGGGGTCGATCCAAAACGAATGACTGCTGCCGGAAGGTCGGAATATATTCCTGTTTCAACTACCGAAAAGGCCAAAAACAGAAGGACACGTATAGTGGTACTTCCAAAATTGGATCAGTTCTATAGCATGATCGAGGAAGGAATGAAAGATTCTGCCATCAATTAGGATTCCTTCAGGACAAGTAAACA
The sequence above is a segment of the Muricauda sp. SCSIO 64092 genome. Coding sequences within it:
- a CDS encoding DoxX family protein, whose protein sequence is MKKAIQIILHPITQKHWSGDLMFAVPRFICGLLLAVDFGASKFGMPWTADSQNLNLFEVAAWFPKDVAEYGGIFAVSPIFFAWMGAFSEAVGGLFLAFGLKTRVSAFLIMCTMLVAIFLQKWGQGTWGMLPAMGFLWIAIFHFYLGSGRFGLDYLLSKKLYKL
- a CDS encoding flagellar motor protein MotB produces the protein MKKVFLGMLGLAILLSSCVSQKKYAELEAKHKEAQDLLNSATVKLNDCLEERATATSKMKALEDQNAFLRANNQELINNMGDLTTLTAKGAENLEKSLESLREKDLTIRRLQDAVTRRDSVNLSLVQSLKGVLGNLDDEDIEVSVEKGVVFVSISDKLLFRSGSYNVTNAAKEVLGKVAKVVNNKPDFEFMVEGHTDDVPYRSGVLLDNWDLSAKRATSIVRILQNDYGVDPKRMTAAGRSEYIPVSTTEKAKNRRTRIVVLPKLDQFYSMIEEGMKDSAIN
- a CDS encoding M16 family metallopeptidase — encoded protein: MRKLLCILVLTFLCVNGLWAQDFQFKADDIEIPYKKYTLKNGLTLLVHEDHKAPIAAINVWYHVGSKNEKLGKSGFAHLFEHLMFNGSENYNTDYFQALERIGATDLNGTTNNDRTNYFQNVPIAALDQVLFLESDRMGHLLGAIDQAKLDEQRGVVQNEKRQGENNPYGMQWDYLTKAMYPKGHPYSWTVIGEMEDLNAASLEDVQEWFKSYYGAANAVLAIAGDVNPDEVYQKVITYFGDIPSGPTVERQEVNIPNKVYDSYQVYEDRVPETRVLFTWNTPQYGSQEDLHFDLISAILTNGKNSRLYKKFVYEDQSASAAVSFQASSEIASRFIAYLNVKPGEDAKKLEKQLWEEIAKFIEEGPTEAELKRVKADYFANFIKGLERIGGFGGVSDILASNQTYHGDASYYKTQLKYVEEATVADLKNTAKKWLTKGKHILVCKPFPEYDVEQSTVDRSKLPELGPQKSSKFPDLQRTTLSNGLEVVLAQRTGVPTVIINLVTDAGYKTDHLSSPGTAELAMNLMDEGTREKNSLQINETLQLLGASLNTFSNQDQSNVYMSTLKQSLDASLDLFADVVLNPEFPAKEFDRLKNEQINDIRQEKSQPVAMALRVMNKYLYGEGHPYSSPYTGTGYEETVGKLTRDDIVQFYDTWIKPNNSTLIVTGDVSMDMLKAKLQKSLGKWKRGEVPQVTFTPPKTNSRNTLYLMNRPESQQSVIIAGHLTDKYGGLSEVALEQMVSILGGDFTSRINMNLREDKHWSYGAGGFVLGSKEERPFILYAPVQTDKTAESVTELRKEIGDFLTSRPPTQDELDKVKTNQVLKLPGQWETNSSVNSSVRNMVRYNLPNDYYQTYDKSVRELSLNDIKEVSKKVVKPEEVNWFMVGDRAKIISKLDELGFDEIIEIDADGNPTVPAMTDQGSDLKN
- the holA gene encoding DNA polymerase III subunit delta, which translates into the protein MKEVKQIVSAIKAGDIKPIYFLMGDEPYYIDKIADFIAQNVLTEEERGFNQMVVYGKETSVDEIISHAKRFPMMAEYQVLIVKEAQHLSRNIEQLASYCQNLQPTTVLVVCYKYKKLDKRKKLYKSVVQSGVLFESKKLYENQVADWIRRVLSGKGYGISPKSSAMLVEYLGTDLSKIDNELQKLYLSIEKGQEITPELIEKHIGISKDYNNFELKKAIAERDLSKTSHIVRYFSQNPKDNPFVVTVTLLHTFFSQLLQYHGLNDHSSKSVSQSLGINPYFIGEYQIAAKNYPMKRVSKIISGLRELDLKGKGLGAQNISQDDLLKELLGLIY
- a CDS encoding helix-turn-helix domain-containing protein: MFLTFPDFNIWSTPLLLLTIQGLIFAFLLLQRYLKNGNISDLFLFSILVITCYHQTCYTVGFMGWYDTFRNTKINYALITLSVAIAPLIYLYVKSVTMSAFQFRKKDWLHFIPAFSIIVYRIIIYTYDASQSGFSEIQNGYLKIHLDEAFVLPLYDVFGYFQNFLYLAFTFQLFYFYRKKIKEYFSNIYKLELNWILSFLILYSILYFYGFVQTLVAEFVMELNYMQRWWMVLLTGVVIVYVGIKGYFTDTTKLKKLNFSFAPTRVSIPEAPSPSSKGVTEEAVTQLKTLMEAQKPYLNPELNLADLSELANMNRAQLSETINSGFGKNFNDFINQYRIDEFKKMLEANKQNKLSLLGMAFECGFNSKATFNRVFKKITQLSPTDYLKTTV
- a CDS encoding type I restriction enzyme HsdR N-terminal domain-containing protein, with translation MERLNFPKFNFRVKNTENQLRIFDIVRKKFVVLHPEEWVRQHVVHYLSTIKKYPLGHINIEKQLLLHGLRKRYDVIVFNTDGSIEILVECKSPKVSITQNTFDQMARYNLRANSKYLMVTNGLEHYYCRMDMENEKYRFLKDIPDFSR
- a CDS encoding glycosyltransferase family 2 protein gives rise to the protein MRVAIAILNWNGAELLKRFLPSVLEFSEGADIYVIDNASTDDSISVLKERFPEVHVIQNDKNHGFAGGYNLGLKSIDADIYCLLNSDVKVTKNWLPPVLEQFKNNRDLAIAQPKILDLNNPTYFEYAGAAGGFIDKLGYPFCRGRIFQALEKDLGQYNDIKEVFWATGACMFIRSAVFKELQGFDDDYFAHQEEIDLCWRAKNNGHAVYYVGHSEVFHMGGFTLENSNPYKTFLNFRNSLYTITKNLPAKSAYPILFFRLVLDGIAALRFLAQFRARHTFAILKAHLSFYRNFSMIYRKREKTNFLIKYYPVKSIVWSHFVHQVNNYNILVKD
- a CDS encoding DoxX family protein; the encoded protein is MKSSFLTNIGLALLRIAPSLMLMTHGYPKLQKLISGNLEFANPLGIGEGPSLFLTVIGEFIAPILLIFGYKTRFAAIPALLTMLVAGFVVHGPDPFGKKELALLYATCFVTIIFLGPGKYSVDRK